In Actinoplanes sp. NBC_00393, a single genomic region encodes these proteins:
- a CDS encoding ABC transporter ATP-binding protein, translating into MSDWPVRFEEELVRLGLQPERARRLSAESAEQAGEHACDPAQLFGPAHLYARHLVTELQEPAQAAVRYAAGPVMLRLTGVGKRFRRRTVFSGVDLTVRGGEVAAIVGANGCGKSTLLRICAGLIRPDTGTVHRTQRVGFVPQDGGTAGWLTAEEHFTLFGAAAGMVPRKARSTGTHLAARLAWRPTAGQPVQQLSGGTRQKLNLVLGELHGPDLLLLDEPYQGFDQGSYLDFWQQVQAWREAGRAVVVVTHLLHELQNVDHVLDLGAVGGNR; encoded by the coding sequence ATGAGCGACTGGCCCGTGCGTTTCGAAGAGGAACTGGTCCGGCTCGGTCTCCAGCCCGAGCGGGCCCGCCGGCTCAGCGCCGAGAGCGCCGAGCAGGCCGGTGAGCACGCCTGCGACCCGGCCCAGCTCTTCGGCCCCGCCCATCTGTACGCGCGGCACCTGGTCACCGAGCTCCAGGAGCCGGCTCAGGCTGCCGTTCGGTACGCGGCGGGCCCGGTCATGCTGCGGTTGACCGGGGTGGGCAAGCGCTTTCGGAGGCGTACCGTGTTCTCCGGTGTTGATCTGACCGTGCGCGGCGGCGAGGTGGCCGCGATCGTCGGCGCCAACGGCTGCGGCAAATCGACCCTGCTGCGCATCTGCGCCGGGCTGATCCGCCCGGACACGGGCACCGTGCACCGGACCCAGCGGGTCGGCTTCGTGCCGCAGGACGGCGGCACCGCCGGCTGGCTGACCGCCGAGGAACATTTCACCCTGTTCGGCGCGGCCGCCGGGATGGTGCCGCGCAAGGCCCGCTCCACCGGTACGCATCTGGCCGCCCGCCTCGCCTGGCGCCCGACCGCCGGCCAGCCCGTCCAGCAGCTCTCCGGCGGCACCCGGCAGAAGCTCAACCTGGTGCTCGGCGAGCTGCACGGGCCCGACCTGCTCCTGCTCGACGAGCCGTACCAGGGCTTCGACCAGGGGTCGTACCTGGATTTCTGGCAGCAGGTCCAGGCCTGGCGGGAGGCCGGCCGGGCGGTCGTGGTAGTCACCCACCTGCTGCACGAACTGCAGAACGTCGATCACGTGCTCGATCTGGGCGCGGTGGGAGGAAACCGATGA
- a CDS encoding PadR family transcriptional regulator gives MTPRPWLHGFLDLCLLAMLRDQPDYGYGLAQRLAAAGVADVPGGTLYPALLRLEQQGLAEPSWAPSDAGPRRKYYAITPTGLDLLAAHTDEWRRFRDGVDSLVGSSATERTR, from the coding sequence ATGACTCCACGGCCGTGGCTGCACGGATTCCTCGACCTCTGCCTGCTGGCCATGCTGCGCGACCAGCCCGATTACGGGTACGGGCTGGCACAGCGCCTCGCCGCGGCCGGCGTCGCCGACGTCCCCGGCGGCACGCTCTACCCGGCCCTGCTGCGGCTGGAACAGCAGGGCCTCGCCGAGCCGAGCTGGGCGCCGTCGGACGCCGGCCCGCGCCGCAAGTACTACGCGATCACCCCCACCGGCCTCGACCTGCTCGCTGCCCACACTGACGAGTGGCGCCGGTTCCGGGACGGCGTCGACTCCCTGGTCGGCTCATCGGCGACGGAGCGCACGCGATGA
- a CDS encoding SigE family RNA polymerase sigma factor, protein MTFEQFAVARLPSLLRYAVVLTGDRDLAQDVVQEVLARTQVKWKRISDADSPEAYVRRMVLNEYLSWRRSWAARNVHAAGEKLVEIDDARGGVRDHADGVVEADALWHRLALLGRRQRAVLVLRYYEQLEDDAIADLLGCSPATVRSHASKALKTLRLTSEREQREYAEERS, encoded by the coding sequence GTGACCTTCGAGCAATTCGCGGTGGCCCGCCTCCCGAGCCTGCTGCGGTACGCGGTCGTCCTCACCGGCGACCGCGACCTGGCGCAGGACGTCGTGCAGGAGGTGCTGGCCCGAACCCAGGTCAAGTGGAAGCGGATCAGCGACGCCGACTCACCGGAGGCGTACGTGCGGCGGATGGTGCTCAACGAGTACCTCTCCTGGCGGCGCAGCTGGGCGGCGCGCAACGTGCACGCCGCCGGCGAGAAACTGGTCGAGATCGACGACGCCCGGGGCGGGGTCCGTGACCACGCCGACGGGGTGGTCGAGGCCGACGCTCTGTGGCACCGTCTGGCTCTGCTGGGCCGGCGGCAACGGGCGGTCCTGGTGCTGCGCTACTACGAGCAGCTGGAGGACGACGCGATCGCCGACCTGCTCGGGTGCAGCCCGGCCACGGTTCGCAGCCACGCATCGAAGGCACTGAAGACACTCCGGCTCACCTCCGAGCGGGAGCAGCGGGAATACGCCGAGGAGAGGTCGTGA
- a CDS encoding amidoligase family protein, translating into MTARLRRRIGFEIELMAPPGVSRRTLAFDLAGRCGGTVRPVWHHDSEPSLVPGLGRFLHLTQGFEVRRPGGELLCTLVDDVTLLAGLTPSAPAVPGWFRILTDDRRLLRLLAAQCNPGGSLAKVLDPVAALWGTEVQQHGPVYRLDDVAGATIALAAPLAGERERPCEVITPPLAANHQEALAELLEPARELGFTVPREAAVHLHLDGGPFRRPEALANLVRLFAYWRQPLRALLATNPACRRLAPLPEPLVAAVAGNPTTEELRGAAKAGGLTKFFDVNLTQVLTDTPPVRDTVEIRILPGGIDAGEIVDRAALAELLLDRCLEPEPVPAAPDDPAAASAALLELAAEALALRD; encoded by the coding sequence GTGACCGCCCGCCTGCGCCGGCGTATCGGCTTCGAGATCGAGCTGATGGCGCCACCCGGCGTCAGCCGGCGCACGCTCGCGTTCGACCTGGCCGGACGGTGCGGGGGCACCGTCCGGCCGGTCTGGCACCACGACAGCGAACCGTCCCTGGTCCCGGGCCTGGGACGGTTCCTGCATCTCACCCAGGGCTTCGAGGTACGCCGACCCGGCGGCGAACTGCTCTGCACGCTGGTCGACGACGTCACCCTGCTCGCCGGCCTCACCCCGAGCGCCCCCGCGGTGCCGGGCTGGTTCCGGATCCTGACCGACGACCGGCGGCTGCTGCGCCTGCTCGCCGCCCAGTGCAACCCGGGCGGCAGCCTGGCCAAGGTCCTCGACCCGGTCGCCGCCCTGTGGGGGACCGAGGTCCAGCAGCACGGCCCGGTGTACCGGCTGGACGACGTGGCCGGGGCGACCATCGCTCTCGCGGCGCCGCTCGCCGGGGAACGGGAACGGCCCTGCGAGGTGATCACCCCACCGCTCGCGGCGAATCACCAGGAGGCGCTCGCCGAGCTGCTCGAACCGGCGCGGGAGCTGGGCTTCACCGTGCCCCGCGAGGCCGCCGTGCACCTGCACCTGGACGGTGGGCCGTTCCGCCGGCCCGAGGCGCTGGCGAACCTGGTGCGGCTCTTCGCGTACTGGCGGCAGCCGCTGCGCGCGCTGCTGGCCACGAATCCGGCCTGCCGTCGCCTGGCGCCGCTGCCCGAGCCGCTGGTCGCGGCCGTGGCGGGCAACCCGACCACCGAGGAGCTGCGCGGGGCGGCGAAGGCGGGCGGGCTGACGAAGTTCTTCGACGTCAACCTGACCCAGGTGCTGACCGACACCCCGCCGGTCCGGGACACCGTGGAGATCCGGATCCTGCCGGGCGGGATCGACGCCGGCGAGATCGTCGACCGGGCCGCGCTGGCCGAGCTGCTGCTGGACCGCTGCCTCGAGCCGGAGCCGGTGCCGGCCGCGCCGGACGACCCGGCGGCCGCCTCGGCAGCCCTGCTCGAGCTCGCCGCCGAGGCGCTGGCGCTACGGGACTAG
- a CDS encoding NAD(P)-dependent oxidoreductase — MTVVIAVLGLGEAGSLIATDLAEAGATVQAYDPRVAAPPGVRNTASDAEACRGASIVLSVNSAADAAEALRDSLPALRPGTIWADLNTATPGLKESLGTLGEGAVRVVDVALMSPVPGRGLHTPMTMSGPAAGELAGVLRGFGASVEVLDGPIGAAATRKLLRSVFYKGMAAAVVEALTAAKAAGLEEWLRGNIRDELIRSNAATLDRLWGGSHKHAVRRREEMAAAAELLGDLGVPARIAQASRDWLDDLVP, encoded by the coding sequence ATGACCGTCGTCATCGCCGTGCTCGGCCTGGGCGAGGCCGGCAGCCTGATCGCCACCGACCTGGCCGAGGCCGGCGCGACCGTGCAGGCCTACGACCCCAGGGTCGCGGCGCCGCCCGGTGTCCGCAACACGGCGAGTGACGCCGAGGCCTGCCGCGGCGCCTCCATAGTGCTCAGCGTCAACAGCGCGGCCGACGCCGCCGAGGCGCTGCGCGACTCACTGCCGGCCTTGCGGCCGGGCACCATCTGGGCCGATCTCAACACGGCCACCCCAGGGCTCAAAGAGAGTCTCGGTACGCTCGGCGAAGGCGCGGTACGCGTCGTCGACGTGGCCCTGATGTCCCCGGTTCCCGGCCGCGGCCTGCACACCCCGATGACCATGAGCGGTCCCGCCGCCGGGGAGCTGGCCGGTGTCCTGCGCGGCTTCGGCGCGAGCGTCGAGGTGCTGGACGGGCCGATCGGTGCGGCCGCCACCCGCAAACTGCTGCGCAGCGTCTTCTACAAGGGGATGGCCGCCGCCGTCGTGGAGGCCCTGACGGCGGCGAAGGCGGCCGGTCTGGAGGAGTGGCTGCGCGGCAACATCCGCGACGAGCTGATCCGCAGCAACGCCGCCACGCTCGACCGCCTCTGGGGCGGGTCGCACAAGCACGCCGTACGCCGCCGGGAAGAAATGGCCGCGGCTGCGGAACTCCTCGGTGACCTGGGGGTCCCCGCGCGGATCGCGCAAGCGAGCCGCGACTGGCTGGACGATCTAGTCCCGTAG
- a CDS encoding PIG-L deacetylase family protein: MTDSTLVLTAHPGDFVWRAGGAIALAAARGQRVVIGCMSFGERGESASLWRKGYTLDEVKAHRRKEAEQAAAVLGAEIRFFDADDYPLVETPELLQGLIDLYREVQPTVVLTHAAADPYNGDHPFAHAIALKSRILAQAPGVEGPGEVIGAPPVFCFEPHQPEQCGFLPNVLLDITEVWERKVEAMRILAAQKHLHKYYTELGSRRGLQAARNSGPNLGLPNETYAEAFMRLYPQVTKELS, from the coding sequence ATGACCGATTCGACCCTGGTGCTGACCGCTCACCCCGGCGACTTCGTCTGGCGGGCCGGCGGCGCGATCGCCCTGGCCGCCGCCCGCGGGCAGCGCGTGGTGATCGGCTGCATGAGCTTCGGTGAGCGCGGCGAGTCGGCCTCGCTGTGGCGCAAGGGCTACACGCTCGACGAGGTGAAGGCGCACCGGCGGAAGGAGGCCGAGCAGGCCGCCGCGGTGCTCGGCGCCGAGATCCGGTTCTTCGACGCCGACGACTACCCGCTGGTCGAGACGCCGGAGCTGTTGCAGGGCCTGATCGATCTGTACCGGGAGGTGCAGCCGACGGTGGTGCTGACCCATGCGGCCGCCGACCCGTACAACGGGGACCATCCGTTCGCGCACGCCATCGCGCTGAAGTCGCGGATCCTGGCGCAGGCGCCGGGCGTCGAGGGGCCGGGCGAGGTGATCGGCGCGCCGCCGGTCTTCTGCTTCGAGCCGCACCAGCCGGAGCAGTGCGGCTTCCTGCCGAACGTGCTGCTCGACATCACCGAGGTCTGGGAGCGCAAGGTCGAGGCGATGCGGATCCTCGCCGCGCAGAAGCATCTGCACAAGTACTACACCGAGCTGGGCAGCCGTCGCGGTCTGCAGGCGGCCCGCAACTCCGGGCCGAACCTGGGACTGCCCAACGAGACGTACGCCGAGGCGTTCATGCGGCTCTACCCGCAGGTCACCAAGGAGCTGTCGTGA
- a CDS encoding 4-carboxy-4-hydroxy-2-oxoadipate aldolase/oxaloacetate decarboxylase, translated as MSRHVIVRTSKRVPEQVLKGLAEAGASTVHEADGRRGAVSPDLRPIQAGARIAGSAVTVSCHPGDNLMIHAAVEQVRPGDVVVITTTSPSTDGMLGDLLATSLRARGAIGVILDAGVRDVAELRAMGFPVWSRAVSTQGTVKASPGSVNVPIVAGGQVIHPGDAIVADDDGVVVVPHARVAEVLEAARARTANEDAKRQRLAAGELGLDMYRLRPLLEELGVVYVDES; from the coding sequence GTGAGCCGCCACGTGATCGTCCGGACCTCGAAACGGGTGCCGGAGCAGGTGCTGAAGGGCCTGGCCGAGGCGGGCGCCTCAACGGTCCACGAGGCCGACGGGCGGCGCGGCGCCGTCTCCCCCGACCTGCGGCCGATCCAGGCCGGCGCCCGGATCGCCGGCTCGGCGGTGACCGTCTCCTGCCACCCGGGCGACAACCTGATGATCCACGCGGCGGTCGAGCAGGTCCGGCCCGGCGACGTCGTGGTGATCACGACGACCTCGCCGTCGACCGACGGCATGCTCGGTGATCTGCTCGCCACCTCGCTGCGGGCCCGGGGCGCGATCGGCGTGATCCTGGACGCCGGGGTTCGCGACGTGGCCGAACTGCGCGCGATGGGCTTCCCGGTGTGGTCACGGGCGGTCAGCACGCAGGGGACGGTCAAGGCCAGCCCCGGGTCGGTGAACGTGCCGATCGTGGCCGGTGGCCAGGTGATCCACCCGGGCGACGCGATCGTCGCGGACGACGACGGGGTCGTGGTGGTGCCGCACGCCCGGGTTGCGGAGGTGCTGGAGGCGGCGCGGGCGCGGACCGCCAACGAGGACGCCAAGCGGCAGCGGCTCGCCGCGGGCGAGCTGGGCCTGGACATGTACCGGTTACGGCCGCTGCTCGAGGAGCTGGGCGTGGTCTACGTGGACGAGTCATGA
- a CDS encoding 4-oxalomesaconate tautomerase encodes MSVPVMILRGGTSKGAYFLREDLPAAPEERDELLLSIMGSPDPRQIDGIGGGHPLTSKVAVVNRSADPEADVDYLFLQVQVDQPRVSAEQPCGNILAGVGPFAIERGLVAASGDTTAAVRVRMLNTGALAVVTVPVHDGRPVYTGDTALSGVPGTAARIEVEFRDTAGSVAAGLLPTGRVLDDLDGVPATLIDNGMPVVLLTATSLGVTGYETPAELEADGRLRRRVEELRLAAGKLMGLGEVSATTVPKMCLIAAPAQGGSLCTRMFIPHRVHSSIGVLAAVTVGTAVAMPGSVAHRETTGTIRVEHPTGFTDVVIDLDAGRSAIVSTARLLLDGRVHPRLTVEGAITHG; translated from the coding sequence ATGAGCGTTCCCGTGATGATCCTGCGCGGCGGGACCTCGAAGGGCGCCTACTTCCTCCGCGAGGACCTGCCGGCCGCTCCGGAGGAACGGGATGAACTACTCCTGTCGATCATGGGCTCGCCGGATCCGCGGCAGATCGACGGCATCGGCGGCGGCCACCCGCTGACCAGCAAGGTCGCCGTGGTGAACCGCTCGGCGGACCCGGAGGCCGACGTCGACTACCTGTTCCTGCAGGTTCAGGTCGACCAGCCGCGGGTCAGCGCGGAGCAGCCGTGCGGCAACATCCTGGCCGGGGTCGGGCCCTTCGCGATCGAGCGCGGCCTGGTGGCCGCGTCCGGCGACACCACCGCAGCGGTACGGGTCCGCATGCTCAACACCGGCGCCCTGGCAGTAGTCACCGTGCCGGTCCATGACGGGCGGCCGGTCTACACCGGCGACACCGCGCTCAGCGGCGTCCCCGGCACCGCCGCCCGGATCGAGGTCGAGTTCCGGGACACGGCCGGCTCGGTCGCCGCCGGGCTGCTGCCGACCGGGCGGGTCCTCGACGACCTGGACGGCGTGCCCGCCACCCTGATCGACAACGGGATGCCGGTCGTCCTGCTCACGGCCACGTCACTCGGCGTCACCGGTTACGAGACGCCGGCCGAACTCGAGGCGGACGGGCGGCTGCGGCGGCGGGTCGAGGAGCTGCGCCTGGCCGCGGGCAAGCTCATGGGGCTCGGGGAAGTGAGCGCGACGACCGTACCGAAGATGTGCCTGATCGCGGCGCCCGCCCAGGGTGGCTCGCTGTGCACGCGGATGTTCATCCCGCATCGCGTGCATTCCTCGATCGGCGTGCTCGCGGCGGTGACCGTCGGCACCGCGGTGGCGATGCCCGGCAGCGTCGCGCACCGCGAGACCACCGGGACGATCCGGGTGGAGCACCCCACCGGCTTCACCGACGTGGTCATCGACCTCGACGCCGGCCGCTCGGCGATCGTCAGCACCGCCCGCCTGCTCCTGGACGGGCGGGTCCATCCCCGCCTCACTGTGGAAGGGGCCATCACGCATGGCTGA
- a CDS encoding VOC family protein: MAEKIRDIAHVSAVELLTPVLDDTVRFFTDQMAMEVVERRGNSAYLHAWDDYESFTVKVTGGGTSGIGRTWLRARSPEALERRVRDISSAGLGEGWSKEEPGYGPVFHFTDPDGHPFGIYYETQRYLASDATRPSLKNQASRFPGRGANVRRLDHVNFLARDVPSDFVPAVLTGRASEQIVLDSGVTAAVWFTFSDKSYDVVYTRDWTGSSGRLHHVAFATDTREDILRAADVFLEAGVHIETGPHKHAIQQTFFLYVWEPGGNRIELCNAGARLLLAPDHEVVTWTEAERAKGQAWGLKTIESFHTHGTPPV; this comes from the coding sequence ATGGCTGAGAAGATCCGTGACATCGCGCATGTCTCCGCGGTGGAGCTGCTGACGCCGGTCCTCGACGACACGGTCCGCTTCTTCACCGACCAGATGGCGATGGAGGTCGTCGAGCGCCGGGGGAACAGCGCCTACCTGCACGCCTGGGACGACTACGAAAGCTTCACCGTGAAGGTCACCGGCGGCGGCACGTCCGGCATCGGCCGCACTTGGCTGCGGGCGCGCAGCCCGGAGGCCCTCGAACGCCGGGTGCGCGACATCTCTTCCGCCGGTCTCGGCGAAGGCTGGAGCAAGGAGGAGCCGGGGTACGGTCCGGTCTTCCACTTCACCGACCCGGATGGGCACCCGTTCGGCATCTACTACGAGACCCAGCGTTATCTTGCTTCGGACGCCACCCGCCCGTCGCTGAAGAACCAGGCCTCCCGTTTTCCCGGTCGTGGCGCCAATGTGCGGCGGCTCGACCACGTCAATTTCCTCGCCCGTGATGTGCCGTCCGACTTCGTCCCGGCCGTCTTGACCGGGCGGGCCAGCGAGCAGATCGTGCTGGACAGCGGCGTGACGGCCGCAGTTTGGTTTACCTTTTCGGACAAATCATATGATGTCGTTTACACCCGCGACTGGACCGGTTCTTCCGGCCGCCTGCATCACGTCGCTTTCGCAACCGACACCCGCGAGGACATCCTGCGCGCCGCCGACGTCTTCCTCGAGGCCGGCGTGCACATCGAGACCGGGCCGCACAAGCACGCCATCCAGCAGACATTCTTCCTGTACGTCTGGGAGCCCGGCGGCAACCGCATCGAGCTCTGCAACGCGGGCGCCCGGCTCCTGCTCGCCCCGGACCACGAGGTGGTGACGTGGACCGAGGCGGAGCGGGCGAAGGGCCAGGCCTGGGGTCTGAAGACGATCGAGTCCTTCCACACCCACGGCACCCCGCCGGTCTGA
- a CDS encoding GntR family transcriptional regulator has product MAAENNGKAAARDALRTAILAGEYTPGERLVEAQLIERFGVSRFNIRLALQDLSGEGLVEIQRNRGAQVRKISLAETIEITQVRMVLEGLVAAQAATRVTDEEASELDEIGLLMRRAVEAGEFRRYSDLNQQLHALIRRIAGHATADRLIGTLRAQLARHQFMLSLLPGRPMVSLPQHDRIIAAIRERDPKEAEAAMRDHIASVIEVLRSLEDAPGLH; this is encoded by the coding sequence ATGGCTGCGGAGAACAACGGCAAGGCCGCCGCGCGCGACGCGCTGCGCACGGCGATCCTCGCCGGTGAGTACACACCGGGGGAGCGCCTCGTCGAGGCTCAGCTGATCGAGCGGTTCGGGGTGAGCCGGTTCAACATCCGGCTGGCCTTGCAGGACCTCTCCGGCGAGGGCCTGGTGGAGATCCAGCGGAACCGGGGCGCCCAGGTCCGCAAGATCTCGCTGGCCGAGACGATCGAGATCACGCAGGTGCGGATGGTCCTGGAGGGCCTGGTGGCGGCGCAGGCCGCGACCCGGGTCACCGACGAGGAGGCCAGCGAGCTCGACGAGATCGGTCTGCTGATGCGGCGGGCCGTCGAGGCCGGCGAGTTCCGCCGCTACAGCGATCTCAACCAGCAGCTGCACGCCCTGATCCGGCGGATCGCGGGGCACGCCACCGCGGACCGGCTGATCGGCACACTGCGCGCGCAGCTGGCCCGGCACCAGTTCATGTTGTCGCTGCTGCCGGGCCGTCCGATGGTCTCGCTGCCGCAGCACGACCGGATCATCGCGGCCATCCGGGAGCGGGATCCGAAGGAGGCCGAGGCGGCGATGCGCGATCACATCGCCAGCGTCATCGAGGTGCTGCGGTCCCTGGAGGACGCCCCCGGCCTGCACTGA